TTGGAAGGTTTGTCTTGAGACTTCCATCTTTTCGGCGGCTTCTTCCTGCTCCAGTTTCTCCACATCCTTCAAGCGAATTGCTTCAACTTCCTCAATTCTCAAAATGTTTTCTTCCATGTCTTTTGAATGTATGTCTAAAGGCACAAAGTGCTGTATATTAGGAATGAATTCAACCTTTTTCCATTTAGGTGGTCTAGCCAATTTTTTATTCTCCTTTCAATATACTTATTTGCAATGTTATTTTACCATTATTAATTGCTTAAAAAAAGAGCCTAGCAGTATCTGCCCAAATTTCAATATAGCTATAGAAAAAATAAAAGCAAGTTCTCTATTATTTCAGAACTTGCTTTCCTAAAGGAGGCATGTTATTTTTCTTCAAAATTTTCCAAACGGGCTTTTACTTGTTTAAGTTGCTTTTTTAGTAGCTCTTCCTGATTTTTCAAAGCCACTTTTTCATCATAAACTTGTTCATTCGATATAGGCGTAGTATAACCTCCTTCTCCGCCTTGAATCCCTTTGAGATAACGGATTCTTCTAAATCCTCTTCCTCCACAGATTCCTTGCCTAGATCTTGCTCCAGCATAGTTAGCAAAAACAGAATTTGTAGTACTAGCGCAGTTACCTGCACCTCTTCCTGTCATAGGTCCCATTCCCATTGGACCTGTACCGTCCCCTCTTGGCATAATAAATCACTCCTTTATTAAAATACTTCACTCATGGGCATGATCACATTCAGTTTTTTCAACGCCATATCCTTTTCCTGCCCCAGGCGTACATAAACTCTGCCCACCTTCAAGTACACCCTTCTCCAATTTTTCTATTACTTCATCAATGCTTCCATCTACTCCCATAATTGTTTCTATACCCAGTTCTACGAAAAATCCTTGCGCTCTTGCTCCCATACCACCAGAGACAATTCCTTTTACGTCTTTTTCATGCAGAAACTGAGGGATATAACCTGGTGAATGGCCCGGGTTTTCTATTTCAAACCTTCTTACTGTTTTTCCGTTTTCAATATCAACTAGTGTAAATGATGGGCATCTTTCAAAATGCGGAGAAACATATTTTCCATCTGTAGATATTGCTACAGGCATAGCTAAAACCTCCATTGATATATTATTAGTTGGTTTTTAACTTTTCCAGCTCATCTACAATTTTCATCCAGATACTTTCGATTTCATGGATGACATTTCTGTTGCCTGCCTCAATTGGAGTTTTAAATTCCTCCAATGCCTTAACTATCGATGGATCAAACGGTATCTTACCAATGACAGGAAAACCGTTACTTTCGCATAAGCTTTCTATCTGTGAAGTTACTTCCAGATTCAGGTCGTACTTGTTAATACATACAAACGCTGGGATTCCAAAATGCCGAGCTACTCCCAGAACCCTCTCCATATCCCTATGACCTGATTTTGTAGGTTCTGAAACTACTACTACTGCATCGGCTCCTGTAATAGATGCAATCACCACACAGCCTATACCAGGTGAACCATCAATCAGTAACCATTTCTCATCTTTTTTGTTACTTTGAATGTTTTTTCTTACCTCTGTTACAAGCTTCCCAGAACCCTCGGCACCAATATCAAGTAATGCATGGGAAAAGGTGCCTCTTGAGGTCTCAGATACATACGTTTCTCCTGTTTTGACTTCTTGCAAGCATATTGCTTCCTGCGGACATACCAACATGCATGCACCACATCCTTCACATTTCATTGGTTTGATTTCAAACTCTTCGTTAATTGCATCAAATCTGCATGTTTCTTGACATAGGCCGCACCTTATACATGCTGATGAGTCAATCACCGCTTCTTTTGCACCATAATAGTCAGCTTTTTTTAGAACATCACCCTTTAGCAAGATGTGTAGGTTCGGAGCATCAACATCACAGTCAGCGAGCATTTTGTCTTTGACCAGAATGCTTAGCGATGAAACAAGAGTGCTTTTTCCAGTCCCGCCTTTTCCGCTTATAAAGACAATCTGTTTCATTTGCTGGCACTCCTTTCAATCTTTTCATACAGCTCTTCGAATTGTTCTTTCCAAAAATCATTATGTTTAACAGGAAGTATACCTTTTGAATAGCTTTCAGCTATTTCTCTCGAAAAAGGTATTTCCATTAGAAGCTCGATACCTTCATTCTCGCAAAAATCATGTATTAACCTGCTGCTATCGGATGCTTTATTTAATACAATCCCAAATGGTATTTC
The DNA window shown above is from Desulfitibacter sp. BRH_c19 and carries:
- a CDS encoding (4Fe-4S)-binding protein, producing MKQIVFISGKGGTGKSTLVSSLSILVKDKMLADCDVDAPNLHILLKGDVLKKADYYGAKEAVIDSSACIRCGLCQETCRFDAINEEFEIKPMKCEGCGACMLVCPQEAICLQEVKTGETYVSETSRGTFSHALLDIGAEGSGKLVTEVRKNIQSNKKDEKWLLIDGSPGIGCVVIASITGADAVVVVSEPTKSGHRDMERVLGVARHFGIPAFVCINKYDLNLEVTSQIESLCESNGFPVIGKIPFDPSIVKALEEFKTPIEAGNRNVIHEIESIWMKIVDELEKLKTN
- a CDS encoding dinitrogenase iron-molybdenum cofactor is translated as MPVAISTDGKYVSPHFERCPSFTLVDIENGKTVRRFEIENPGHSPGYIPQFLHEKDVKGIVSGGMGARAQGFFVELGIETIMGVDGSIDEVIEKLEKGVLEGGQSLCTPGAGKGYGVEKTECDHAHE